TGCGCCCCACGACAAGTCTCAAGACGCCTCTCAGGTCAGAACTAAGATGGCTAACCAGCTCTGATACCCCTTATAACGTCCCGACCGCCCACGGCTAACGGGCCACCCACGCCCGCTCTCTTGGCCCGTGGACCCATCCCGTTCCAACGATCGGTCCGTTAATTTTTTCAAGGGCTCGAATCATTGTTTACTGACCCTGCAATCACCATCCGACCTTTCCCCGTGTTTTGGCCTCACTCACACGATATCACGAATCACTTCCCGATAGGTCACTCATCCTTCCACTACTCTAGACCAAGCACGCTTAACTCTGGAGTTCTAAACGAATGTGTGATGGAAAGGGTAAATCAACTTTGGTGACATAAGTAGTTAAATCAATTTTAAGCTTTTTCACATATCACAATTCGGGATGTTACAATTATGTTTTCTGAAATTTTCAGAGAAGCGAATGGCAGAGACTTGGAGAAAAATAAGGTTGATGAATGATGATGGTTCTTGTCCCGTCGAGGTATCTGATTCTAGTTAATAAAACTAATCATTATTCATGTAAATATAATATAGATATGTTAATATCAGCATCTGAATTAAAAACTCTAGAGTTCAAAGAATGTATAAAGTATAACTCACTTTATTAATGCTTAAGAAAACTAACTCAAAAACTTAAGCTCTCAATTTCTAAACTCATAAGCTATGTCACATCTTGACATCTTCTTATATAGAGATTGATATTTCCTAATCCTTATAGGTAATACATTTAGATGACTCCTAAATATGTTTGTATTCCTATTTCCATAACTCGGTAGGATTAGGTTAGAAACTTATAACTCAAGTTTCCTTTTCTTTCAAGCTTACTCCAACAATCTCCCCCTTAAACTTGAAATCTCCTTTCGATATGTCTTGCATCCCAATGAGGTCTCTCATTTCTCTAAACTTGATTCTTCCAAGAGCTTTGGTCATAATATCAGCCTTTTGCATATCCCCCGAAACATGCTCAACATCGACTTGTCCCTTCTCAATGCACTCCCTTATGAAGTGATAACGTCGGTGTATATGTTTGCTTCTGCCATGGAAAACAGGGTTCCTAGTAAGAGCAATTGCGGACTGGTTATCAATTCTGATGAGTACTTTCTCGATAGGTCGCTTGGTGACTTCACTTAGTAGCTCTTGTAGCCATATAGCTTGCTTAGCAGCCTATGTTCCAGCCATGAACTCTGCCTCGCAGGAAGAGAGAGCAACTGTGTCCTGCTTACTTGAGCACCACGTAATCATGTTATCACCCAAGTAGAATATGTGACCTGCAGTGCTTCTTCCATCATCTATGTCCACATTGTGACTGCTATCACTGTACCCAATGAGCTTTGGAATCCCTAGCGATGATCTAGCAAACGTGAGACCAAGTGACGTAGTTCCTCGAAGATATCTAAGGCAATGCTTCATTGCTGCTTCGTGAGACACCTTCGGAGATGTCATATATCGGCTTAGAACTCCCACCGTGTATGAGAGATCAGGCCTTGTATGTATAAGATACCTTAGGCATCCGATGACTCTTCTATACCTTGTAGCATCAGCATCTTCTTCTTCACTAGATTTTGATAGATTCAAACCATTCTCCATTGGGGTGTGCGTCATATTGCAGTTCTTCATCCCACTCTCTTCTAAGATTTTCAATGCATATCTTCTTTGGTTTAGGCTTATATATCCTTCTTCTTGATGAACTTCAATCCCAAGATAGTAACTTAGTTTACCCAAGTCACTCATATCAAACTTTGACCCCATCTCTCTTTTAAAATCTCCAATGATCTTCTCGCGTGCTCCACACACGAACAAGTCATCTACATAAACAGCCACGACGAGAATGCTCTGTCCCACGGTTTTCCTGTATACAGAGTGTTCCTTGGAGCACTTTTCGAACCCAAACTCGAGTAGTATCCGATTCAACTTGTTGTTCCAAGCCCTCGGTGCCTGTCGCAGTCCGTACAATGCTTTGTTGAGCTTGTATACCTTTATCTCACTTCCCTTCACCTCGAAACCTTCAGGCTGTGTAACATAAACGATTTCTTTTAACTCTCCATGAAGGAAGGCCGTCTTAACGTCGAGGTGGTGAACTTGCCATCCGTTCGTAGCTGCAACACCGATGAGTAGTCTGATAGTTTCAAGGCGTGCTACGGGAGCAAAAACCTCATCGAAATCGATCCCTTGTTGTTGTACATACCCTTTTGCCACTAGACGAGCTTTATACTTATTGATCGATCCATCAGAATTGCGTTTTATCTTGAATATCCATCTGAGACCAATGGGTTTAGCTCCAACTGGTAAGTCAACTAGTTTCCATACCTCATTCTTCTCGATGGACTGTATCTCATCCTTGCACGCGTCTATCCATTCTTTTAGCATACTAGCCTCCACAAAGTTTCTTGGTTCGTTGTTTATACACATTAGCAGCACCTCTCCTTCTTCTTCAGCTACCATCACGTAATCTTCAAGGTATTTTGGTCTGGAAGTTTGTCTCTCACTTCTTCTCAACACTCTTGTTTCTTGTTCTCCTTCGCTGACTGGTCCAAAAATATCTGTTCCCGAGTTTTGAGCTTCATCATCATCATCATCTTTGTTTTCTTCCTCATCGTGCGACGCTTGAATTTCTGCAAGCTTGTCGTGGTTTGAGTGTTCAGTGATCCCATGATTACCGAACTCACCCATCGTGACCGTGAAGTCATCATAGTTTTCTACCTTCGCATCATATTTTTTCCAGTTCAAGCCTTTTGTCTCGTCAAATACGACGTCGCGACTTACTACAACTCTCCGTGTTTCAACATCGAACAATCTGTAGGCCTTGGATCCCGGCTCTGTTCCGAGATGAACTAGCATTCTTGACCTGTCGTCGAGCTTTCTTAGGTGCGCCTTATCAACTTTGGCATAACTCAAACATCCAAATATCCGTAGGTGACTTATATTTGGCTTTCTCCTTCGTAGCACTTCGTATGGCGTCTGAAGCAGCAAGGATCGTGTGGCTATCCTGTTTATCAAGTAAGTTGCATGTCTTATTGCTTCACCCCACAAATAATTAGGCATGTGCATATGCTTAAGCAGGCTTCTCGTCATCTCCATTAACGTTCGATTTCTTCTTTCCACCACTCCATTCTGTTGTGGAGTATACGGAGCTGTTAGATGCCTTGTGATATCCCTTCTTCGTCGCAATATTTTGATACCAAATCTAGAGTTCAAAGAATGTATAAAGTATAACTCACTTTATTAATGCTTAAGAAAACTAACTCAAAAACTTAAGCTCTCAATCTCTAAACTCATAAGCTATGTCACATCTTGACATCTTCTTATATAGAGATTGATATTTCCTAATCCTTATAGGTAATACATTTAGATGACTCCTAAATATGTTAGTATTCCTATTTCCATAACTCGGTAGGATTAGGTTAGAAACTTATAACTCAAGTTTCCTTTTCTTTCAAGCTTACTCCAACAAAAACATATATACATGTGCATGGTAATTGAGTACGATAAATGTCACATGTTGATTCTTTTTTATTATTAGCTACCGTATAAACGAGCTCTAAAATCAAAATATCAGGCTCAAGACAATACGAAACCTCTATGGTAACTACACAATAACGTACACATTTAGTTAGGTCCGTCAGTTAGAGCATTTTGAAAGAAAGCAAATTTAAGTCATTAGATTTCAACTAAATTAAATATGTCCAGACTAAAAACATAAAAAAAAAAACAAAAATTAATAACTAGCGAGACGAAATCAAACTAAAACCATTGCCTACATTGCGTCTCTTGCTCATCATCTCTTCGTATTTTCCAGCCAGTGAGTCAAAGAGAACCCCAGCGCCAACTCCGACAGCGAGATCGATCGTGTATTGTCCTCTCGTCCCGAGAAGCCTGATCGATTGTAATACATTGAGGATGTCAAAAAGCAAGGCTAGTCTCAACCTCTTCATTCTCCTCATATCCAAGGATGCTATCGTCGACCCTGCGACATGGCCTGAGTAGAAGAGGAAGAACGAGACGTTTCCTACCGGAAAATCTACCCCTGATCCTAGAAAATCCTGTTATGAAAATAGTTAAATAATTTTCAGGATTGTATATATCTTAATCACGCACTAGAGCAAATTAACCTTAAACCAGTTTTTATTCTTGAACATGTAAATACATAGTATAACAAGACGACACATAAATAAAATCATGTGTCGATGTTACATCACAAAAAAAGGAAAAATAACTAAATTGGTAGAACATCACTAAACAAAATGCTATATAATATATAAAAGAGAGAAATATGATGATTTGAACCTGAGGAAGAGGGAGCTGAGTAGAGTAACCAAGAATGCCACGACAAGTAAACATGAAGCAAGCCGAGATGGTCGCTCGTGGTCGTCCTTCCACCAACCATGTCCATAAAATATACGTCGTTTGCATCCCTACAAACACCTGTCTCCACAGCCCCACAAATTTATATAGTTAAAACTATACGATATGTCGAATACAGTTAACCAGATTCATTATATATATTGCATGAGGTCAGAATAGACGGACCTAAAAGATTTTACTATACACAATTTAGTAAGAGATTAAAAAAAAAATTTTGGTTTTTAACAATTTAAGAACTTATGTTTCTATACATTATCTCTAAAAAATATTATTATTTTTTTCTCTTAAGAATATTATGAGCTTTATGCATCTTTTTTAATTTTCATATGTCCAGGATCGACTTTTCATATGGTTCGTGGTGTTTCCCCAACCTATCACCAAGTGTGCCTTTTCATTGTGTTTAAGACTTTTAAAGCTAAAAACGGTCATATACGAATAAATTTATATTGTTTAACTTCTTTATAAAGAAGCAAACAAACAAAATCTCATTTGTTAGGTGAAGCATGCAGAATTGAGGATACTCAATAAATATATTTTTAACCCTAAGTTTCTTAAGACATACCGTGTTGAGAGCAGCTAAAACGGTATTAAGATCCGGTGAAGAAGCCAAGAGTCGATACAGAGAGCGCGTCGCCACAAAACCAATATCGAACGGCTCAGAACTCGCCGGAATCATCTGGAGCATGTACTCCTCTACGCCCGTGAAGAACAGAACTCCTACCGCTAGCAAACACGGTATCCAATGGACTCTCGCCACCTGGACAGGATTGCACATCCTCCACGTCATAAACGATGCCTTGCTTCTCCCTCCATCTCCGTTGTGATTGGCGTAGCAGTCGTCGGTTTGCGTAACAATCTCCTCCATTTGGCTAGTACTTGTTGACCCGACGATTCCGTCAAAGGCGACTGCGTTAGTGTGGTATTCATTGAGAGAGTTAGAACTGCGACGGAGAGGGACGATTGTTGTAGTTGACATGACCGTTAGATTTAACGGAGAAGAACATTT
This sequence is a window from Brassica oleracea var. oleracea cultivar TO1000 chromosome C1, BOL, whole genome shotgun sequence. Protein-coding genes within it:
- the LOC106298083 gene encoding phosphatidylcholine:diacylglycerol cholinephosphotransferase 1-like, whose amino-acid sequence is MSTTTIVPLRRSSNSLNEYHTNAVAFDGIVGSTSTSQMEEIVTQTDDCYANHNGDGGRSKASFMTWRMCNPVQVARVHWIPCLLAVGVLFFTGVEEYMLQMIPASSEPFDIGFVATRSLYRLLASSPDLNTVLAALNTVFVGMQTTYILWTWLVEGRPRATISACFMFTCRGILGYSTQLPLPQDFLGSGVDFPVGNVSFFLFYSGHVAGSTIASLDMRRMKRLRLALLFDILNVLQSIRLLGTRGQYTIDLAVGVGAGVLFDSLAGKYEEMMSKRRNVGNGFSLISSR